From Coffea arabica cultivar ET-39 chromosome 10e, Coffea Arabica ET-39 HiFi, whole genome shotgun sequence, one genomic window encodes:
- the LOC113712481 gene encoding protein SPA, chloroplastic has translation MTITPSVSRLHSPFICCPLKISSSSSGLLTQKSIRNRRCPTSYPCIRAIELDQNTIVAITVGVASIAVGIGIPVFYETQIDSAAKRENTQPCFPCNGSGAQTCRFCMGTGSVSVELGGGDKEVSRCINCEGMGSLTCTTCQGSGIQPRYLDRREFKDDD, from the exons ATGACAATTACACCTTCAGTTTCCAGACTGCATTCTCCATTCATATGCTGTCCTCTCaagatttcttcttcttcttctggtcTTCTTACGCAGAAATCAATTAGGAACCGACGCTGCCCAACTTCTTATCCATGCATCAGAGCTATTGAACTTGACCAGAATACG ATAGTAGCAATAACGGTAGGTGTGGCCAGCATTGCAGTTGGGATTGGAATTCCAGTTTTCTATGAAACCCAAATTGACAGTGCG GCCAAAAGAGAGAATACCCAGCCATGCTTCCCTTGCAATGGCTCTGGTGCTC AGACGTGCAGATTTTGCATGGGAACTGGAAGTGTGTCAGTCGAGCTTGGTGGGGGTGACAAAGAAGTCTCCCGCTGCATCAATTGTGAAGGTATGGGATCCTTGACATGCACTACATGTCAAGGAAGTGGCATTCAACCTCGATATCTTGATCGCAG AGAATTCAAAGATGACGATTAG
- the LOC113712479 gene encoding probable diphthine methyl ester synthase isoform X5 produces MLYIIGLGLGDEKDITLRGLEAVQKSQKVFIEAYTSLLSFEMYNLLQEKLYGKSITVADREMVEEKADDILLEATSSDVAFLVVGDPFGATTHTDLVVRAKKLGVDVKVVHNASVMNAIGVCGLQLYRYGETVSLPFFTDTWRPDSFYEKIQRNRKLGLHTLCLLDIRVKEPSLESLCSYRGKKQYEPPRFMAVSVAIEQLLEVEQMRGENAYTEDTTCVGFARLGSEDQLVVAGSMKQLLEVDFGLPLHCLVIVGDTHPVEEEMLDFYKLAKNQGQA; encoded by the exons ATGTTGTATATTATAGGACTGGGATTGGGAGATGAGAAAGACATCACCCTCAGAGGCCTTGAAGCTGTTCAGAAGTCCCAAAAAGTATTCATTGAAGCTTATACCTCTCTCCTCTCCTTTG AAATGTACAATCTTTTGCAGGAAAAGCTCTACGGCAAATCAATTACGGTAGCGGATAGGGAAATGGTCGAGGAAAAGGCAGACGATATACTCTTGGAAGCTACATCGTCCGATGTTGCTTTTCTCGTTGTTGGAGACCCTTTTGG AGCTACTACGCACACAGATCTCGTTGTTAGAGCAAAAAAATTGGGTGTGGATGTTAAGGTTGTGCATAATGCGTCAGTAATGAATGCAATTGGAGTTTGTGGTTTACAACTCTACCGATATGGAGAGACGGTTTCCCTTCCATTTTTCACTGATACTTGGAGGCCTGATAGTTTTTATGAGAAGATTCAAAGAAATAGAAAGCTGGGATTGCATACTCTTTGCTTGTTAG ACATACGAGTAAAGGAGCCCTCCTTGGAGTCTTTGTGCAG TTACAGAGGGAAAAAGCAATATGAGCCTCCAAGGTTTATGGCAGTAAGTGTTGCAATTGAGCAGCTCCTGGAGGTTGAACAAATGCGTGGAGAAAATG CATACACTGAAGACACTACTTGCGTTGGCTTTGCTCGACTTGGTAGTGAAGATCAGTTGGTGGTTGCCGGTTCGATGAAACAATTGTTAGAGGTGGACTTTGGTCTCCCACTGCATTGCCTCGTGATAGTCGGTGACACTCACCccgtggaagaagaaatgctgGATTTCTATAAGCTAGCCAAAAATCAGGGCCAAGCCTGA
- the LOC113712479 gene encoding probable diphthine methyl ester synthase isoform X1, whose product MLYIIGLGLGDEKDITLRGLEAVQKSQKVFIEAYTSLLSFGISSDGLSTLKEMYNLLQEKLYGKSITVADREMVEEKADDILLEATSSDVAFLVVGDPFGATTHTDLVVRAKKLGVDVKVVHNASVMNAIGVCGLQLYRYGETVSLPFFTDTWRPDSFYEKIQRNRKLGLHTLCLLDIRVKEPSLESLCSYRGKKQYEPPRFMAVSVAIEQLLEVEQMRGENAYTEDTTCVGFARLGSEDQLVVAGSMKQLLEVDFGLPLHCLVIVGDTHPVEEEMLDFYKLAKNQGQA is encoded by the exons ATGTTGTATATTATAGGACTGGGATTGGGAGATGAGAAAGACATCACCCTCAGAGGCCTTGAAGCTGTTCAGAAGTCCCAAAAAGTATTCATTGAAGCTTATACCTCTCTCCTCTCCTTTGGTATCTCCTCCGATGGCCTTTCTACTCTG AAAGAAATGTACAATCTTTTGCAGGAAAAGCTCTACGGCAAATCAATTACGGTAGCGGATAGGGAAATGGTCGAGGAAAAGGCAGACGATATACTCTTGGAAGCTACATCGTCCGATGTTGCTTTTCTCGTTGTTGGAGACCCTTTTGG AGCTACTACGCACACAGATCTCGTTGTTAGAGCAAAAAAATTGGGTGTGGATGTTAAGGTTGTGCATAATGCGTCAGTAATGAATGCAATTGGAGTTTGTGGTTTACAACTCTACCGATATGGAGAGACGGTTTCCCTTCCATTTTTCACTGATACTTGGAGGCCTGATAGTTTTTATGAGAAGATTCAAAGAAATAGAAAGCTGGGATTGCATACTCTTTGCTTGTTAG ACATACGAGTAAAGGAGCCCTCCTTGGAGTCTTTGTGCAG TTACAGAGGGAAAAAGCAATATGAGCCTCCAAGGTTTATGGCAGTAAGTGTTGCAATTGAGCAGCTCCTGGAGGTTGAACAAATGCGTGGAGAAAATG CATACACTGAAGACACTACTTGCGTTGGCTTTGCTCGACTTGGTAGTGAAGATCAGTTGGTGGTTGCCGGTTCGATGAAACAATTGTTAGAGGTGGACTTTGGTCTCCCACTGCATTGCCTCGTGATAGTCGGTGACACTCACCccgtggaagaagaaatgctgGATTTCTATAAGCTAGCCAAAAATCAGGGCCAAGCCTGA
- the LOC113712479 gene encoding probable diphthine methyl ester synthase isoform X2 translates to MLYIIGLGLGDEKDITLRGLEAVQKSQKVFIEAYTSLLSFGISSDGLSTLKEMYNLLQEKLYGKSITVADREMVEEKADDILLEATSSDVAFLVVGDPFGATTHTDLVVRAKKLGVDVKVVHNASVMNAIGVCGLQLYRYGETVSLPFFTDTWRPDSFYEKIQRNRKLGLHTLCLLDIRVKEPSLESLCRGKKQYEPPRFMAVSVAIEQLLEVEQMRGENAYTEDTTCVGFARLGSEDQLVVAGSMKQLLEVDFGLPLHCLVIVGDTHPVEEEMLDFYKLAKNQGQA, encoded by the exons ATGTTGTATATTATAGGACTGGGATTGGGAGATGAGAAAGACATCACCCTCAGAGGCCTTGAAGCTGTTCAGAAGTCCCAAAAAGTATTCATTGAAGCTTATACCTCTCTCCTCTCCTTTGGTATCTCCTCCGATGGCCTTTCTACTCTG AAAGAAATGTACAATCTTTTGCAGGAAAAGCTCTACGGCAAATCAATTACGGTAGCGGATAGGGAAATGGTCGAGGAAAAGGCAGACGATATACTCTTGGAAGCTACATCGTCCGATGTTGCTTTTCTCGTTGTTGGAGACCCTTTTGG AGCTACTACGCACACAGATCTCGTTGTTAGAGCAAAAAAATTGGGTGTGGATGTTAAGGTTGTGCATAATGCGTCAGTAATGAATGCAATTGGAGTTTGTGGTTTACAACTCTACCGATATGGAGAGACGGTTTCCCTTCCATTTTTCACTGATACTTGGAGGCCTGATAGTTTTTATGAGAAGATTCAAAGAAATAGAAAGCTGGGATTGCATACTCTTTGCTTGTTAG ACATACGAGTAAAGGAGCCCTCCTTGGAGTCTTTGTGCAG AGGGAAAAAGCAATATGAGCCTCCAAGGTTTATGGCAGTAAGTGTTGCAATTGAGCAGCTCCTGGAGGTTGAACAAATGCGTGGAGAAAATG CATACACTGAAGACACTACTTGCGTTGGCTTTGCTCGACTTGGTAGTGAAGATCAGTTGGTGGTTGCCGGTTCGATGAAACAATTGTTAGAGGTGGACTTTGGTCTCCCACTGCATTGCCTCGTGATAGTCGGTGACACTCACCccgtggaagaagaaatgctgGATTTCTATAAGCTAGCCAAAAATCAGGGCCAAGCCTGA
- the LOC113712479 gene encoding probable diphthine methyl ester synthase isoform X3 has translation MLYIIGLGLGDEKDITLRGLEAVQKSQKVFIEAYTSLLSFGISSDGLSTLEKLYGKSITVADREMVEEKADDILLEATSSDVAFLVVGDPFGATTHTDLVVRAKKLGVDVKVVHNASVMNAIGVCGLQLYRYGETVSLPFFTDTWRPDSFYEKIQRNRKLGLHTLCLLDIRVKEPSLESLCSYRGKKQYEPPRFMAVSVAIEQLLEVEQMRGENAYTEDTTCVGFARLGSEDQLVVAGSMKQLLEVDFGLPLHCLVIVGDTHPVEEEMLDFYKLAKNQGQA, from the exons ATGTTGTATATTATAGGACTGGGATTGGGAGATGAGAAAGACATCACCCTCAGAGGCCTTGAAGCTGTTCAGAAGTCCCAAAAAGTATTCATTGAAGCTTATACCTCTCTCCTCTCCTTTGGTATCTCCTCCGATGGCCTTTCTACTCTG GAAAAGCTCTACGGCAAATCAATTACGGTAGCGGATAGGGAAATGGTCGAGGAAAAGGCAGACGATATACTCTTGGAAGCTACATCGTCCGATGTTGCTTTTCTCGTTGTTGGAGACCCTTTTGG AGCTACTACGCACACAGATCTCGTTGTTAGAGCAAAAAAATTGGGTGTGGATGTTAAGGTTGTGCATAATGCGTCAGTAATGAATGCAATTGGAGTTTGTGGTTTACAACTCTACCGATATGGAGAGACGGTTTCCCTTCCATTTTTCACTGATACTTGGAGGCCTGATAGTTTTTATGAGAAGATTCAAAGAAATAGAAAGCTGGGATTGCATACTCTTTGCTTGTTAG ACATACGAGTAAAGGAGCCCTCCTTGGAGTCTTTGTGCAG TTACAGAGGGAAAAAGCAATATGAGCCTCCAAGGTTTATGGCAGTAAGTGTTGCAATTGAGCAGCTCCTGGAGGTTGAACAAATGCGTGGAGAAAATG CATACACTGAAGACACTACTTGCGTTGGCTTTGCTCGACTTGGTAGTGAAGATCAGTTGGTGGTTGCCGGTTCGATGAAACAATTGTTAGAGGTGGACTTTGGTCTCCCACTGCATTGCCTCGTGATAGTCGGTGACACTCACCccgtggaagaagaaatgctgGATTTCTATAAGCTAGCCAAAAATCAGGGCCAAGCCTGA
- the LOC113712479 gene encoding probable diphthine methyl ester synthase isoform X4 has product MLYIIGLGLGDEKDITLRGLEAVQKSQKVFIEAYTSLLSFGISSDGLSTLEKLYGKSITVADREMVEEKADDILLEATSSDVAFLVVGDPFGATTHTDLVVRAKKLGVDVKVVHNASVMNAIGVCGLQLYRYGETVSLPFFTDTWRPDSFYEKIQRNRKLGLHTLCLLDIRVKEPSLESLCRGKKQYEPPRFMAVSVAIEQLLEVEQMRGENAYTEDTTCVGFARLGSEDQLVVAGSMKQLLEVDFGLPLHCLVIVGDTHPVEEEMLDFYKLAKNQGQA; this is encoded by the exons ATGTTGTATATTATAGGACTGGGATTGGGAGATGAGAAAGACATCACCCTCAGAGGCCTTGAAGCTGTTCAGAAGTCCCAAAAAGTATTCATTGAAGCTTATACCTCTCTCCTCTCCTTTGGTATCTCCTCCGATGGCCTTTCTACTCTG GAAAAGCTCTACGGCAAATCAATTACGGTAGCGGATAGGGAAATGGTCGAGGAAAAGGCAGACGATATACTCTTGGAAGCTACATCGTCCGATGTTGCTTTTCTCGTTGTTGGAGACCCTTTTGG AGCTACTACGCACACAGATCTCGTTGTTAGAGCAAAAAAATTGGGTGTGGATGTTAAGGTTGTGCATAATGCGTCAGTAATGAATGCAATTGGAGTTTGTGGTTTACAACTCTACCGATATGGAGAGACGGTTTCCCTTCCATTTTTCACTGATACTTGGAGGCCTGATAGTTTTTATGAGAAGATTCAAAGAAATAGAAAGCTGGGATTGCATACTCTTTGCTTGTTAG ACATACGAGTAAAGGAGCCCTCCTTGGAGTCTTTGTGCAG AGGGAAAAAGCAATATGAGCCTCCAAGGTTTATGGCAGTAAGTGTTGCAATTGAGCAGCTCCTGGAGGTTGAACAAATGCGTGGAGAAAATG CATACACTGAAGACACTACTTGCGTTGGCTTTGCTCGACTTGGTAGTGAAGATCAGTTGGTGGTTGCCGGTTCGATGAAACAATTGTTAGAGGTGGACTTTGGTCTCCCACTGCATTGCCTCGTGATAGTCGGTGACACTCACCccgtggaagaagaaatgctgGATTTCTATAAGCTAGCCAAAAATCAGGGCCAAGCCTGA
- the LOC113712479 gene encoding probable diphthine methyl ester synthase isoform X6: MRKTSPSEALKLFRSPKKYSLKLIPLSSPLEKLYGKSITVADREMVEEKADDILLEATSSDVAFLVVGDPFGATTHTDLVVRAKKLGVDVKVVHNASVMNAIGVCGLQLYRYGETVSLPFFTDTWRPDSFYEKIQRNRKLGLHTLCLLDIRVKEPSLESLCSYRGKKQYEPPRFMAVSVAIEQLLEVEQMRGENAYTEDTTCVGFARLGSEDQLVVAGSMKQLLEVDFGLPLHCLVIVGDTHPVEEEMLDFYKLAKNQGQA, from the exons ATGAGAAAGACATCACCCTCAGAGGCCTTGAAGCTGTTCAGAAGTCCCAAAAAGTATTCATTGAAGCTTATACCTCTCTCCTCTCCTTTG GAAAAGCTCTACGGCAAATCAATTACGGTAGCGGATAGGGAAATGGTCGAGGAAAAGGCAGACGATATACTCTTGGAAGCTACATCGTCCGATGTTGCTTTTCTCGTTGTTGGAGACCCTTTTGG AGCTACTACGCACACAGATCTCGTTGTTAGAGCAAAAAAATTGGGTGTGGATGTTAAGGTTGTGCATAATGCGTCAGTAATGAATGCAATTGGAGTTTGTGGTTTACAACTCTACCGATATGGAGAGACGGTTTCCCTTCCATTTTTCACTGATACTTGGAGGCCTGATAGTTTTTATGAGAAGATTCAAAGAAATAGAAAGCTGGGATTGCATACTCTTTGCTTGTTAG ACATACGAGTAAAGGAGCCCTCCTTGGAGTCTTTGTGCAG TTACAGAGGGAAAAAGCAATATGAGCCTCCAAGGTTTATGGCAGTAAGTGTTGCAATTGAGCAGCTCCTGGAGGTTGAACAAATGCGTGGAGAAAATG CATACACTGAAGACACTACTTGCGTTGGCTTTGCTCGACTTGGTAGTGAAGATCAGTTGGTGGTTGCCGGTTCGATGAAACAATTGTTAGAGGTGGACTTTGGTCTCCCACTGCATTGCCTCGTGATAGTCGGTGACACTCACCccgtggaagaagaaatgctgGATTTCTATAAGCTAGCCAAAAATCAGGGCCAAGCCTGA